A section of the Arcobacter roscoffensis genome encodes:
- a CDS encoding efflux RND transporter periplasmic adaptor subunit, whose translation MKKIFLIGFLITYIFAQDEISSRAVITSYDKTILSSELAGNITYLKKIEGDSFKKGDLLIKLNCDIYKAQKSKAAIEKNIAYLKYKKNKKLESFKSIGKFEVDIAREEFRKQEAEYKIASINVKRCNIYAPYNGRVVTREVSQHQSVKPNEQILEIISTESLEAKTFVPSTWLAILKKDMKVVLNIDETQTSISAVVKEIGSVVDPISQTVLVRVSLEKPYDKIIPGMSATAIFQINEQN comes from the coding sequence ATGAAAAAGATATTTTTAATAGGATTTTTAATCACATATATTTTTGCCCAAGATGAAATTAGTTCAAGGGCTGTTATCACTTCTTATGATAAAACTATTTTATCAAGTGAACTAGCTGGAAATATCACTTATTTAAAAAAAATTGAGGGTGATTCTTTTAAAAAAGGTGATCTTTTAATAAAATTAAATTGTGATATTTATAAAGCACAAAAATCAAAAGCTGCAATTGAAAAAAATATAGCTTATTTAAAATATAAAAAAAATAAAAAATTAGAAAGCTTTAAATCAATAGGTAAGTTTGAAGTTGATATTGCAAGAGAAGAGTTTAGAAAACAAGAAGCAGAGTATAAAATAGCTTCAATAAATGTAAAAAGATGTAATATCTATGCTCCTTATAACGGAAGAGTAGTGACAAGAGAAGTCTCACAACATCAAAGTGTAAAACCAAATGAACAGATATTAGAGATTATCTCAACAGAGAGTTTGGAAGCAAAAACTTTTGTTCCCTCAACATGGTTAGCAATTCTAAAAAAAGATATGAAAGTTGTTTTAAACATAGATGAAACACAAACTTCAATTAGTGCAGTAGTAAAAGAAATAGGTTCGGTTGTTGACCCTATTAGTCAGACTGTTTTAGTTAGAGTCTCACTAGAAAAACCTTATGACAAAATAATACCAGGAATGAGTGCAACAGCAATATTTCAGATAAATGAGCAAAACTAA